In the Pseudomonas sp. ADAK2 genome, one interval contains:
- the copC gene encoding copper homeostasis periplasmic binding protein CopC → MLLKKALTSAALLGSLLAASSVFAHAHLKSQTPAADSTVAAPTELRLVFSEGVEATFTKVTIKKDGADVPVKNLTTEGSDKKTLIVTPAVPLTAGAYKVEWHAVSVDTHKSEGAYSFKVGQ, encoded by the coding sequence ATGCTGCTGAAAAAAGCCCTGACCTCCGCCGCCCTGCTCGGCTCGCTGCTCGCCGCATCCTCGGTGTTCGCCCACGCCCATCTGAAAAGCCAGACCCCGGCCGCCGACAGCACCGTGGCCGCGCCGACTGAATTGCGCCTGGTGTTTTCCGAAGGCGTTGAAGCGACCTTCACCAAAGTGACGATCAAAAAGGACGGTGCCGATGTCCCGGTGAAAAACCTGACCACCGAAGGCAGCGACAAGAAAACCCTGATCGTCACACCGGCCGTACCGTTGACCGCCGGTGCCTATAAAGTCGAATGGCACGCGGTGTCGGTCGACACCCACAAAAGCGAAGGCGCCTACAGCTTCAAGGTTGGCCAGTAA
- a CDS encoding NAD-dependent epimerase/dehydratase family protein encodes MTTTSPAPFNRLLLTGAAGGLGKVLRETLRPYANVIRLSDIVDLAPAIDDREEVVICDLADKQAVHQLVDGADAILHFGGVSTEHSFEEILGANICGVFHIYEAARRHGVKRVIFASSNHVIGFYKQDEVIDARSPRRPDSYYGLSKSYGEDIASFYFDRYGIETVSVRIGSSFPEPQNRRMMSTWLSFGDLTQLLERALYAPNVGHTIVYGVSDNKNVWWDNRFAAGLGYVPQDNSEVFRDKIEAQPMPAADDPAMVYQGGAFVASGPFGD; translated from the coding sequence ATGACCACGACATCCCCTGCCCCTTTCAACCGCCTGCTCCTGACCGGTGCCGCCGGCGGCCTTGGCAAAGTCTTGCGCGAAACCCTGCGCCCCTACGCCAACGTGATTCGCCTGTCGGACATCGTCGACCTCGCCCCGGCCATCGATGACCGCGAAGAAGTCGTGATCTGTGACCTCGCCGACAAGCAAGCCGTGCATCAACTGGTGGACGGCGCGGACGCGATCCTGCACTTCGGCGGCGTGTCCACCGAGCACTCGTTCGAAGAGATCCTCGGCGCCAACATCTGCGGCGTGTTCCACATCTACGAAGCCGCGCGTCGTCATGGTGTGAAGCGGGTGATTTTCGCCAGTTCCAACCACGTCATCGGTTTCTACAAACAGGACGAAGTGATCGACGCCCGCTCCCCGCGCCGCCCGGACAGCTACTACGGTTTGTCGAAGTCCTACGGCGAAGACATTGCCAGCTTCTATTTCGATCGCTACGGCATCGAGACCGTCAGCGTGCGCATCGGCTCCTCGTTCCCGGAACCGCAAAACCGCCGCATGATGAGCACCTGGCTGAGCTTCGGCGACCTGACCCAATTGCTCGAACGCGCGCTGTACGCGCCGAATGTCGGCCACACCATTGTCTACGGCGTGTCCGACAACAAGAACGTCTGGTGGGACAACCGCTTCGCCGCCGGCCTGGGTTATGTGCCGCAGGACAACTCCGAAGTGTTCCGCGACAAGATCGAAGCACAACCGATGCCGGCCGCGGATGACCCGGCGATGGTTTACCAGGGTGGCGCGTTTGTCGCCTCCGGCCCGTTCGGCGATTGA
- the copD gene encoding copper homeostasis membrane protein CopD has translation MTDALVLCRFLHFVVVLMLFGAWVFQPLLLNADTLGRRLMRITRWLTAVALVSGVTWLLLITASMAGAWSAAFDPSTLGLVLRNTFFGQVWSWHLLLNAVLMVLLLTPLHSNASLRLVVSGLLLATLAPVGHGAMLDGLSGQLLILNQIIHLTCVGAWLGGLLLLVMILRQPNGHALSTVLRRFSGVGYGLVAGLVITGLINVRVLTGAFWPTPLLSGFALILLIKVVLVAVMLGLALFNRLRIKDCEQRVGALKTSVMLEWLLGMGAVAAVSLLGTLPPMIAG, from the coding sequence ATGACCGACGCGCTGGTGCTGTGCCGCTTCCTGCATTTTGTGGTGGTGTTGATGCTGTTCGGGGCCTGGGTGTTCCAGCCCTTGCTGTTGAACGCTGACACTCTGGGTCGGCGCCTGATGCGCATCACCCGTTGGCTGACCGCCGTGGCACTGGTCAGTGGTGTGACCTGGCTGCTGCTGATCACCGCGAGCATGGCCGGGGCCTGGAGCGCGGCTTTCGATCCGTCGACCCTGGGCCTGGTGCTGCGCAATACGTTTTTCGGCCAGGTGTGGAGTTGGCACTTGCTGCTCAATGCCGTGCTGATGGTTTTGCTGCTGACGCCATTGCATTCGAATGCGTCGCTGAGACTGGTCGTGAGCGGCTTGCTGCTCGCGACCCTGGCGCCGGTCGGCCATGGCGCGATGCTCGACGGACTCAGCGGCCAATTGCTGATCCTTAACCAGATCATCCACCTGACCTGCGTCGGTGCCTGGCTGGGCGGGTTGCTGCTGTTGGTGATGATCCTGCGGCAGCCGAACGGCCACGCGTTGAGCACGGTACTGCGACGTTTCAGTGGAGTCGGTTATGGCTTGGTCGCGGGGTTGGTGATCACCGGGTTGATCAACGTCCGCGTGCTCACCGGGGCGTTCTGGCCGACGCCGTTGCTGTCCGGGTTTGCCTTGATTCTGTTGATCAAGGTCGTGCTGGTGGCGGTGATGCTGGGGCTGGCGCTGTTCAATCGGTTGCGGATCAAGGATTGCGAGCAGCGGGTTGGCGCGCTTAAAACCAGTGTGATGCTGGAATGGTTGTTGGGGATGGGTGCAGTGGCGGCGGTTTCGCTACTGGGCACCCTGCCGCCGATGATTGCCGGTTAG
- the preA gene encoding NAD-dependent dihydropyrimidine dehydrogenase subunit PreA, which produces MADLSIVFAGIKAPNPFWLASAPPTDKAYNVVRAFEAGWGGVVWKTLGEDPAAVNVSSRYSAHFGANREVMGINNIELITDRSLEINLREITQVKKDWPDRALIVSLMVPCVEESWKFILPLVEATGADGIELNFGCPHGMPERGMGAAVGQVPEYVEQVTRWCKTYCSLPVIVKLTPNITDIRVAARAAHRGGADAVSLINTINSITSVNLEQMVAIPTVGHQSTHGGYCGSAVKPIALNMVAEIARDPQTQGLPICGIGGIGSWRDAAEFIALGSGAVQVCTAAMLHGFRIVDEMKDGLSRWMDSQGYASIADFSGRAVGNTTDWKYLDINYQVIAKIDQEACIGCGRCHIACEDTSHQAVASIKQADGTHKYEVIDDECVGCNLCQITCPVEDCIEMVPMDTGKPFLDWNHDPRNPYHVAP; this is translated from the coding sequence ATGGCCGATCTCTCGATTGTCTTCGCCGGCATCAAAGCCCCCAATCCGTTCTGGCTGGCCTCCGCGCCGCCGACCGACAAAGCCTACAACGTGGTCCGCGCCTTCGAAGCTGGCTGGGGCGGCGTGGTCTGGAAAACCCTGGGTGAAGACCCGGCGGCGGTCAATGTGTCTTCGCGGTACTCGGCGCACTTTGGTGCCAACCGCGAAGTGATGGGCATCAACAACATCGAGCTGATCACCGACCGTTCGCTGGAGATCAACCTGCGGGAAATCACCCAGGTCAAAAAGGATTGGCCGGACCGCGCGTTGATCGTGTCGCTGATGGTGCCGTGTGTCGAAGAGTCGTGGAAATTCATCCTGCCGCTGGTGGAAGCCACTGGCGCCGACGGCATCGAACTGAACTTCGGTTGCCCCCACGGCATGCCGGAACGTGGCATGGGTGCAGCGGTCGGTCAGGTGCCGGAATACGTCGAACAAGTCACTCGTTGGTGCAAGACCTATTGCTCGCTGCCGGTGATCGTCAAGCTCACGCCGAACATCACCGACATCCGCGTCGCCGCCCGAGCGGCCCACCGTGGTGGCGCCGATGCAGTGTCGCTGATCAATACGATCAATTCGATTACCAGCGTCAACCTGGAGCAAATGGTCGCCATCCCCACCGTCGGCCACCAAAGCACCCACGGCGGTTATTGCGGCTCGGCGGTGAAGCCGATTGCGCTGAACATGGTCGCCGAAATCGCCCGCGACCCGCAGACCCAAGGCTTGCCAATCTGCGGCATTGGCGGCATCGGCAGTTGGCGCGACGCGGCGGAATTCATCGCTTTGGGCAGTGGCGCGGTGCAGGTGTGCACGGCGGCAATGCTGCATGGCTTCCGGATTGTCGATGAAATGAAGGACGGTTTATCACGCTGGATGGACAGTCAGGGTTACGCCAGCATCGCGGACTTTTCCGGACGCGCGGTGGGCAATACCACGGATTGGAAATACCTGGATATCAACTATCAGGTGATTGCGAAGATTGATCAGGAGGCGTGTATTGGTTGCGGGCGTTGCCATATTGCCTGCGAGGACACGTCGCACCAGGCCGTGGCCAGCATCAAGCAAGCTGATGGCACGCATAAATATGAAGTGATTGATGATGAGTGTGTGGGGTGCAATTTGTGCCAGATCACCTGCCCGGTGGAGGATTGCATCGAGATGGTGCCGATGGATACCGGCAAGCCGTTTCTGGATTGGAATCATGATCCACGCAATCCCTACCACGTCGCGCCGTAA
- a CDS encoding TetR/AcrR family transcriptional regulator: MGNHKIEIRRSNVEKILLGAEKVFAEKGFGSTAMADIAAEVQLPRSNLHYYFSTKGELYSAVLFDLLEVWKQDALCFEMFDDPRVVLSSYIRAKMNHSRSRPYGSKVWANEIIHGAPTLGEALDASLYDWAKMKEAKIRQWVEDKRILPVEPSALLYMIWASTQHYADFDHQVNILNEHQPLSDMQFERAVQTVTSVILRGIGLEP; encoded by the coding sequence ATGGGCAATCACAAGATCGAGATCCGTCGCAGTAACGTCGAAAAAATCCTGCTCGGGGCCGAAAAGGTCTTCGCCGAAAAAGGCTTCGGCAGCACCGCCATGGCCGACATCGCCGCCGAGGTGCAACTGCCGCGCTCCAACCTGCATTACTACTTCAGCACCAAGGGCGAGCTGTACAGCGCGGTATTGTTTGACCTGCTGGAAGTGTGGAAGCAGGACGCCTTGTGCTTCGAGATGTTCGACGACCCGCGGGTGGTGCTCAGCAGCTACATCCGCGCCAAGATGAACCATTCCCGCAGCCGGCCGTACGGGTCGAAAGTCTGGGCCAACGAGATTATTCACGGTGCGCCGACGTTGGGCGAGGCGCTGGACGCCAGTCTGTATGACTGGGCCAAGATGAAAGAGGCGAAAATTCGCCAGTGGGTCGAGGACAAACGCATTTTGCCGGTGGAACCTTCAGCGCTGCTGTACATGATCTGGGCCTCGACCCAGCATTACGCGGATTTTGATCATCAGGTGAATATTCTGAACGAGCACCAGCCGCTGTCGGACATGCAGTTCGAACGGGCAGTGCAGACGGTGACCAGCGTGATATTGCGCGGGATTGGGTTGGAGCCCTAA
- a CDS encoding acetyltransferase, whose product MNIRPRVATDDAALAALWERSVRATHDFLSEDDIQFFLPLVRDAYLPALTVWVGEDPEGTPAGFIATGGDTVEMLFIEPAQRGRGIGRQLLDHVKALHKTLSVDVNEQNPQAHGFYLHYGFEQTGRSPTDGEGRPFPIIHLALRPA is encoded by the coding sequence GTGAACATTCGACCCCGCGTCGCCACCGACGATGCCGCCCTCGCCGCCCTGTGGGAACGCTCAGTGCGCGCGACCCACGATTTTCTCAGTGAAGACGATATTCAATTCTTCCTGCCGCTGGTGCGCGATGCCTACCTCCCGGCGCTGACGGTGTGGGTCGGCGAAGACCCGGAAGGCACGCCCGCCGGCTTCATCGCCACCGGCGGCGACACCGTGGAAATGCTGTTTATCGAACCGGCGCAACGGGGCCGGGGCATCGGCCGACAGTTGCTCGACCATGTCAAAGCGCTGCACAAAACCCTGAGCGTCGACGTCAACGAACAGAATCCCCAGGCCCACGGCTTCTATCTGCACTATGGTTTTGAACAGACCGGCCGTTCGCCCACCGATGGCGAAGGTCGGCCGTTCCCCATCATTCACCTGGCACTGCGACCGGCGTAA
- a CDS encoding SMP-30/gluconolactonase/LRE family protein → MQAELIVDARNAVGECPVWVPEENALYWVDIPAGGLQRWSAATGHVHAWKTPEMLACIARHSDGGWVAGMESGFFHLRPHNDGSLDSELLAHVDHARPDMRLNDGRCDRQGRFWAGSMVLNMGANVAEGTLYRYSSGQRGPIEARLSGFLVPNGLGFSPDGRTMYLSDSHPLAQQIWAFDYDLESGTPSNRRLFVDMNHFCGRPDGAAVDAEGCYWICANDAGLIHRFTPDGRLDRSLAVPVKKPTMCAFGGSGLDTLFVTSIRPGDDHDEQSLAGGVFALNPGVKGLPEPLFLD, encoded by the coding sequence ATGCAAGCCGAATTGATTGTCGATGCCCGCAACGCGGTCGGTGAATGCCCGGTCTGGGTGCCTGAGGAAAACGCCCTGTACTGGGTCGATATTCCCGCCGGTGGCTTGCAGCGCTGGAGCGCCGCAACCGGGCATGTCCACGCCTGGAAAACCCCGGAAATGCTCGCCTGCATCGCGCGTCACAGCGACGGTGGCTGGGTCGCCGGGATGGAAAGCGGGTTCTTCCATTTGCGCCCGCACAACGATGGCAGCCTCGACAGCGAACTGCTCGCCCACGTCGATCATGCCCGTCCGGACATGCGCCTGAACGATGGCCGCTGTGATCGTCAGGGGCGTTTCTGGGCCGGCAGCATGGTGCTGAACATGGGGGCCAACGTGGCGGAAGGCACGTTGTATCGCTACAGCAGCGGGCAGCGTGGGCCGATTGAGGCACGCCTCTCTGGCTTCCTCGTCCCTAACGGCCTGGGTTTCAGCCCGGATGGCCGGACGATGTACCTGTCTGATTCTCATCCGCTGGCCCAGCAAATCTGGGCTTTCGACTACGACCTCGAGAGCGGCACACCGAGCAATCGCCGGCTGTTTGTCGACATGAATCACTTCTGCGGCCGGCCCGATGGCGCGGCGGTGGATGCTGAGGGTTGCTACTGGATCTGCGCGAACGATGCCGGGTTGATTCATCGGTTTACCCCGGACGGTCGACTGGACCGTTCGCTGGCCGTGCCGGTGAAGAAACCGACCATGTGCGCGTTTGGTGGCAGTGGGCTGGATACGTTGTTCGTGACCTCGATTCGCCCGGGGGATGACCATGACGAGCAGTCGTTGGCCGGTGGGGTGTTTGCGCTTAATCCAGGCGTGAAAGGTCTGCCTGAACCGCTGTTTCTGGACTGA
- a CDS encoding OprD family porin has protein sequence MSKLVRHSSVRTPRPTFVRRHTLSLIGCSSLALALPMTSHAEGFVEDASATLNLRNAYFNRNFTNPAYPQGKAEEWTQSFILDAKSGFTQGTVGFGVDVLGLYSKKLDGGQGTGGTGLLPLDHDGRPADNFGRTNVAFKAKVSKTELKVGEWMPVLPVLRSDDGRSLPQTFRGGQVTSSEIDGLKLYGGQFRANSPRNDSSMDDMSMNGKAAFTSDRFNFGGGEYTFNEKRTLVGVWYSELSDIYQQQYFNLSHSQPIGDWTLGANLGYFIGKEDGSALAGDLDNKTAFAMLSAKYGGSTFYVGLQKLSGDDVWMRVNGTSGGTLANDSYNSSYDNAKEKSWQVRHDYNFVALGIPGLTMMNRYISGDNVHTGAITDGKEWGRESELAYTVQSGVLKNLNVKWRNASIRKDFSTNEFDENRIFVSYPISLL, from the coding sequence GTGAGCAAACTCGTCCGTCATTCCTCCGTCCGCACCCCTCGCCCGACCTTCGTCCGCCGCCACACCCTGAGCCTGATCGGTTGCAGCAGCCTGGCCCTTGCCTTGCCCATGACCAGCCACGCCGAAGGTTTTGTCGAGGATGCCAGCGCCACGCTGAACCTGCGCAACGCCTACTTCAATCGCAACTTCACCAACCCGGCCTACCCTCAGGGCAAGGCTGAAGAGTGGACGCAAAGTTTTATTCTCGACGCCAAGTCCGGTTTCACCCAAGGCACCGTCGGTTTCGGTGTGGATGTGCTGGGCCTGTACTCGAAAAAACTCGACGGCGGCCAAGGCACCGGCGGCACGGGACTGCTGCCGCTGGATCATGACGGGCGTCCGGCGGATAACTTCGGTCGCACCAACGTGGCGTTCAAGGCCAAGGTGTCGAAGACCGAGTTGAAGGTCGGCGAATGGATGCCGGTGCTGCCCGTCCTGCGCTCGGACGACGGTCGCTCCCTGCCGCAAACCTTCCGCGGCGGCCAGGTTACCTCCAGCGAAATCGATGGCCTGAAGCTCTACGGCGGCCAGTTCCGCGCCAACAGCCCGCGCAACGATTCGAGCATGGATGACATGTCGATGAACGGCAAAGCCGCATTCACCTCGGATCGCTTCAACTTCGGCGGCGGTGAATACACCTTCAACGAAAAACGCACCCTGGTCGGCGTCTGGTACTCGGAGCTCAGCGACATTTATCAGCAGCAGTATTTCAACCTGAGCCACAGCCAGCCCATCGGCGACTGGACCCTGGGCGCCAACCTCGGTTACTTCATCGGCAAGGAAGACGGCAGCGCCCTGGCCGGCGATCTCGACAACAAAACCGCGTTCGCCATGCTCTCGGCCAAATACGGCGGCAGCACCTTCTACGTCGGCCTGCAAAAACTCTCCGGCGACGATGTCTGGATGCGCGTCAACGGCACCAGCGGCGGCACCCTGGCCAACGACAGCTACAACTCCAGCTACGACAACGCCAAGGAAAAATCCTGGCAAGTACGCCACGACTACAACTTCGTCGCCCTCGGCATTCCCGGCCTGACCATGATGAACCGCTACATCAGCGGCGATAACGTGCACACCGGGGCGATCACCGACGGCAAGGAATGGGGCCGCGAGAGCGAACTGGCGTATACCGTGCAGAGCGGCGTATTGAAGAACCTCAACGTCAAATGGCGCAATGCGAGTATTCGCAAGGACTTCAGCACCAATGAGTTCGATGAGAACCGGATCTTCGTGAGCTATCCGATTTCGTTGTTGTGA
- a CDS encoding MFS transporter, with product MDHYAPRDWQPHERPSLPGSPSTPVHSNPKRLAYALVGLLVALTGGLGNSLVIANLPYLQGALGATTAEMAWLPAAYVMTNVSMNLLLVKFRQQFGLRAFTEVFLVLYALVTFGHLFVNDLSSAIAVRAAHGMVGAALSSLGLYYMIQAFPAKWRMKALVLGLGASQLALPLARLFSEDLMQIAEWRGLYLFELGMALLTLGCVFLLKLPPGDRFKTFEKLDFLTFAILASGVALLCAVLSLGRIDWWLEAPWIGVASAASIVLILAGLAIEHNRSNPMLMTRWLGSGVMIRLALAVILIRMVLSEQSTGAVGFMQMLNMSSQQLHSLYVVMLLGSIAGLATSALTIDPKHLFMPLIVSLALMAVGSVMDSYSNNLTRPENMYFSQFLLAFGGTFFLGPTMVLGTRRVLTNPRNLVSFSVLFGICQNLGGLIGAALLGTFQIVREKFHSSHIVEHLTLLDPRVAARVQSGGNAVGSMIADPSLRNLQGIRSLATAATREANVLAYNDVFMLIAVIAVLTMIWISIRALWLMSTTQAVAPAPATSSVQPNGATSS from the coding sequence ATGGATCACTACGCCCCGCGCGACTGGCAGCCCCACGAACGGCCCAGTCTGCCCGGTTCCCCCTCGACCCCCGTGCACTCCAATCCCAAGCGCTTGGCCTATGCGCTGGTGGGTTTGCTGGTGGCGTTGACCGGTGGCCTCGGCAATTCGCTGGTGATCGCCAACCTGCCTTACCTGCAAGGCGCGCTCGGCGCGACCACCGCCGAAATGGCCTGGTTGCCGGCGGCCTATGTCATGACCAACGTCTCGATGAACCTGCTGCTGGTGAAGTTTCGCCAGCAGTTCGGCTTGCGCGCCTTCACCGAAGTGTTCCTGGTGCTCTACGCCCTGGTGACCTTCGGCCATCTGTTCGTCAATGACCTGAGTTCGGCGATCGCCGTGCGTGCGGCCCACGGCATGGTCGGTGCGGCGCTGAGTTCGCTGGGCCTGTATTACATGATCCAGGCGTTCCCGGCGAAGTGGCGGATGAAGGCATTGGTGCTGGGCCTGGGTGCTTCGCAATTGGCGCTGCCGCTGGCGCGGCTGTTCTCCGAAGACTTGATGCAAATCGCCGAATGGCGCGGCTTGTATCTGTTCGAATTGGGCATGGCGCTGCTGACGCTGGGCTGCGTGTTCCTGCTCAAACTACCGCCGGGCGACCGCTTCAAGACCTTCGAAAAACTCGACTTCCTGACCTTCGCCATCCTCGCCAGCGGCGTGGCCTTGCTCTGCGCCGTGCTGTCCCTGGGCCGCATCGACTGGTGGCTGGAAGCACCGTGGATCGGCGTCGCTTCGGCGGCGTCCATCGTGCTGATCCTCGCCGGCCTGGCCATCGAACATAACCGCAGCAACCCGATGCTGATGACCCGTTGGCTCGGCAGCGGGGTGATGATTCGCCTGGCCCTGGCGGTGATCCTGATTCGCATGGTGTTGTCCGAGCAATCCACCGGTGCAGTCGGCTTCATGCAGATGCTGAACATGAGCAGTCAGCAGCTGCACAGCCTGTACGTGGTGATGTTGCTCGGCAGCATCGCCGGCCTGGCCACCAGCGCCCTGACCATCGACCCCAAACACTTGTTCATGCCGCTGATCGTATCCCTCGCTTTGATGGCGGTCGGCTCGGTGATGGACAGTTACTCGAACAACCTGACCCGCCCGGAAAACATGTACTTCAGCCAGTTTTTGCTGGCCTTCGGCGGTACGTTTTTCCTTGGCCCGACCATGGTCCTCGGCACGCGCCGGGTGTTGACCAATCCGCGCAATCTGGTGAGTTTCTCGGTGCTGTTCGGGATCTGCCAGAACCTCGGCGGCTTAATCGGCGCGGCGCTGCTGGGCACGTTCCAGATCGTTCGCGAGAAATTCCATTCCAGCCATATCGTTGAACACCTGACCCTGCTTGATCCGCGCGTCGCGGCACGGGTGCAGAGCGGCGGCAATGCGGTGGGCTCAATGATCGCCGACCCGAGCCTGCGCAACCTGCAAGGCATTCGCAGCCTGGCCACCGCCGCCACTCGCGAAGCCAACGTATTGGCCTATAACGATGTGTTCATGCTGATCGCCGTGATTGCGGTGCTGACCATGATCTGGATTTCCATTCGCGCCCTGTGGCTGATGAGCACCACCCAAGCCGTCGCCCCAGCACCTGCCACGTCTTCCGTTCAACCCAACGGTGCCACTTCTTCATGA
- a CDS encoding aldose 1-epimerase, whose amino-acid sequence MTPTLLELEDHLTHLTLAPELGASIVNWTVRSTGQPLLRHSDSQALNTGLPGKLGCYPLAPWSNRISEGGFDCPEGWLALTPNSLTDPLPIHGSAWQQPWRIVSQSRNEAVLELDCTTPFAYRARQRFHLSEGQLSIELQVTHLGEHAAWHGLGLHPYFPRTANTRLQTKARQVWFCDSAKLPTELSPLPAEWDFQQLKDLPHTLVDNGFCEWDGHCLIQQPELGYELECQATGSDYYLLYCPVDLGFFCIEPVSHPVNAHHLPGRPGLRLLEQGQSTALGFSLQYRKLG is encoded by the coding sequence ATGACACCCACCCTGCTCGAACTCGAAGACCACCTCACCCACCTCACTCTCGCCCCCGAACTCGGCGCCAGCATCGTCAACTGGACGGTACGCAGCACCGGCCAGCCACTGTTGCGTCACAGCGACAGCCAAGCCTTGAACACCGGCCTGCCCGGCAAGCTCGGCTGCTATCCGCTGGCCCCTTGGTCCAACCGGATTTCCGAGGGCGGTTTCGACTGCCCCGAAGGCTGGTTGGCCCTGACGCCGAACAGCCTCACCGATCCCTTGCCGATCCACGGCAGCGCCTGGCAACAGCCGTGGCGGATCGTTTCGCAAAGCCGAAACGAAGCCGTCCTGGAACTCGATTGCACAACGCCCTTCGCCTACCGCGCCCGACAACGTTTCCACTTGAGCGAAGGTCAGTTAAGCATTGAATTGCAGGTCACCCATCTGGGCGAACACGCCGCGTGGCACGGCCTCGGCTTGCACCCCTACTTCCCGCGCACCGCCAATACTCGATTACAGACAAAGGCCCGACAGGTCTGGTTTTGTGACAGCGCCAAACTGCCGACCGAACTCAGCCCGTTACCGGCCGAATGGGATTTCCAGCAGCTCAAGGATTTACCGCACACCCTGGTGGACAACGGTTTCTGCGAATGGGACGGACACTGCCTGATCCAGCAACCCGAGCTGGGTTATGAACTGGAATGCCAGGCCACCGGCAGCGATTATTACCTGCTGTACTGCCCGGTAGACTTGGGGTTTTTCTGTATCGAGCCGGTGAGCCACCCAGTCAACGCGCACCACTTGCCCGGTCGGCCGGGGTTGCGATTGCTCGAGCAAGGCCAATCCACCGCGCTGGGGTTCAGCCTGCAATACCGCAAACTCGGCTAA
- a CDS encoding HlyD family secretion protein — MTEPTTTTTNAIAATPEGVAPPSSPDTEPRSLRVRIISSMGFAAIAIVGVLIVLYAWQLPPFSSSVETTENALVRGQVTIIGPQLSGYVYEVPVTDFQFVKAGDLLVRLDDRIYKQHLDQSLAQLAVQKAALANVVQQRNSAEATIKLRQAAVADSQAQQRKSEADLRRNKELINDGSVSKRELDVTLAANAQTIAAVAQAQANLEIARQDLQTVIVNRGSLEAAVASAEAAVQLARIDLSNTRVLAPRDGQLGQIGVRLGAYVNSGAQLMALVPNQLWVIANMKETQMDDVRVGQPVSFTVDALDHRKFKGKVQRISPATGSEFSLLQADNATGNFVKIAQRVPVRITVDEGQEQSERLRPGMSVVVSIDTAAEGHTETP; from the coding sequence ATGACCGAACCGACCACCACGACCACCAACGCCATCGCCGCCACCCCCGAAGGCGTGGCGCCACCGTCCTCGCCGGACACCGAACCGCGCTCGCTGCGGGTGCGGATCATCTCGTCCATGGGCTTCGCGGCGATCGCCATCGTCGGCGTGCTGATCGTGCTGTACGCGTGGCAATTGCCGCCGTTCAGCAGCTCGGTGGAAACCACGGAAAACGCCTTGGTCCGCGGTCAGGTGACGATCATCGGCCCGCAACTCAGCGGTTATGTGTACGAAGTGCCGGTAACGGATTTTCAGTTTGTGAAGGCCGGTGACTTGCTGGTGCGCCTCGATGATCGCATCTACAAGCAGCACCTCGATCAGTCCCTGGCGCAACTGGCGGTGCAGAAAGCCGCGCTGGCCAACGTGGTGCAGCAACGCAACAGTGCCGAAGCGACGATCAAGTTGCGTCAGGCTGCCGTCGCCGACAGCCAGGCCCAGCAGCGCAAGAGCGAAGCCGATCTGCGCCGCAACAAGGAATTGATCAACGACGGCTCGGTGTCCAAGCGTGAGCTGGACGTGACCCTGGCCGCCAACGCCCAGACCATTGCGGCGGTAGCCCAGGCTCAGGCCAATCTGGAAATTGCCCGGCAGGATCTGCAAACGGTAATCGTCAATCGCGGCTCGCTGGAGGCAGCAGTGGCCAGCGCCGAAGCGGCGGTGCAACTGGCGCGCATTGACCTGTCCAACACCCGCGTGCTGGCGCCGCGTGACGGTCAGCTCGGGCAGATCGGCGTGCGCCTCGGCGCCTACGTCAACTCCGGCGCGCAGTTGATGGCGCTGGTGCCGAACCAGTTATGGGTGATCGCCAACATGAAGGAAACCCAGATGGACGACGTGCGCGTCGGCCAACCGGTGAGCTTCACCGTCGACGCGCTCGACCATCGCAAATTCAAGGGCAAAGTGCAGCGGATTTCACCGGCCACGGGATCGGAGTTCAGCCTGTTGCAGGCGGACAACGCGACTGGCAACTTCGTCAAGATCGCCCAGCGGGTGCCGGTGCGGATCACCGTGGATGAGGGGCAGGAGCAGAGTGAGCGGTTGCGGCCGGGGATGTCGGTGGTCGTCAGTATTGATACTGCCGCAGAAGGCCACACCGAAACCCCCTGA